One window from the genome of Luteithermobacter gelatinilyticus encodes:
- a CDS encoding LemA family protein: MIWIILIAVLIGLYLLYYALISRRNKVLEALSGIDVQLKKRHDLLPNVLSIAKKYMEHERDVLNRVTEMRSRADQSYDRRKPEEVERHLEAEKGLQAAMMQLFAVAENYPDLKAHQTMIQAQQSFEEVEGHIAAARRFYNSAVTDLNNLVQIFPTSVIAGLIGIKSMPYLEADDTERKPVVATDYL, encoded by the coding sequence ATGATATGGATCATTCTGATCGCCGTTCTGATCGGCCTTTACCTGTTATATTACGCGCTGATCTCGCGCCGGAACAAGGTCCTGGAAGCGTTGTCGGGCATTGATGTGCAATTAAAAAAACGTCATGATCTTCTGCCCAACGTCCTGAGCATTGCCAAAAAATATATGGAGCATGAACGAGATGTGCTGAATCGGGTGACGGAAATGCGCAGCCGCGCCGACCAGTCCTATGACCGCCGCAAGCCGGAGGAAGTCGAACGCCACCTGGAGGCGGAAAAGGGGCTGCAAGCTGCCATGATGCAGCTTTTTGCGGTGGCCGAAAACTATCCCGACCTCAAGGCGCACCAAACCATGATTCAGGCCCAGCAGAGCTTTGAAGAGGTGGAAGGCCACATTGCCGCCGCCCGGCGGTTCTATAACAGCGCAGTGACGGATCTGAACAATCTGGTACAGATTTTCCCCACCAGCGTCATTGCCGGCCTCATCGGTATCAAAAGCATGCCTTATCTGGAAGCGGACGACACCGAACGCAAGCCGGTTGTGGCTACAGATTATTTGTAA
- a CDS encoding DUF3137 domain-containing protein, producing the protein MNWSGILPELEGFEAYVQQDLRPQLEALQAERPRAIKSLVLGVALALLVFSALAVFIWLQEQDLRLLLLAAFAAGGIGWLGSRPLLRLHKKAKVRIMDSLCGYLGLNYRLKPQNCSVSRFRKLALVPGHDERKTEDQIYGRIGEVDFNLFEAKLVRISRDSKGRRRRTTVFRGLLAEFDFHKNFSGTTIIRKDQTFLGNILDGLGRGDRVKLEDPVFEKYFEVYASDQVEARYLLTPAFMERILNLGRIVGEGNLQMAFDRGALSLAIRKSKNSFEGGGIFMDFTDPARLVEAARELALIYGIVETLRLELKTRI; encoded by the coding sequence ATGAACTGGTCAGGCATTTTGCCGGAACTGGAAGGGTTTGAAGCCTATGTGCAGCAGGACCTGCGCCCGCAGCTGGAGGCGTTGCAGGCCGAGCGCCCGCGCGCCATAAAAAGCCTTGTCCTTGGCGTGGCCCTGGCCCTTCTTGTGTTTAGCGCGCTGGCTGTCTTCATCTGGCTACAGGAGCAGGACCTCCGGCTTCTGTTGCTTGCCGCTTTTGCGGCTGGTGGCATCGGGTGGCTGGGATCCCGCCCCCTCTTGCGGCTTCATAAAAAGGCCAAAGTCAGGATCATGGACAGCCTGTGCGGGTATCTGGGCCTTAACTATCGCCTGAAACCGCAAAACTGTTCCGTTAGCAGATTCAGAAAACTCGCCCTGGTGCCGGGCCATGACGAACGCAAAACCGAAGACCAGATTTATGGCCGGATCGGCGAGGTGGATTTTAATCTGTTTGAGGCCAAACTGGTGCGCATTTCCCGGGACAGCAAGGGACGGCGCCGCCGCACCACTGTGTTTCGGGGACTTCTGGCCGAATTTGACTTTCACAAAAACTTCTCCGGCACCACCATCATCCGCAAGGACCAGACTTTTTTGGGAAACATCCTTGACGGGCTGGGCCGGGGAGACCGGGTGAAGCTGGAAGATCCGGTTTTCGAAAAATATTTCGAGGTTTATGCCAGCGATCAGGTGGAGGCCCGGTATCTGCTCACTCCCGCCTTTATGGAACGCATTCTCAATCTGGGACGGATCGTGGGCGAAGGCAATTTGCAGATGGCCTTTGATCGGGGCGCTTTATCCCTGGCGATCCGCAAATCCAAAAACAGTTTTGAAGGCGGCGGGATCTTCATGGATTTCACGGACCCCGCGCGGCTAGTGGAAGCAGCACGGGAACTGGCCCTTATTTATGGCATTGTGGAGACCTTGCGCCTGGAACTCAAAACCAGGATCTGA
- a CDS encoding alpha/beta hydrolase family protein, whose amino-acid sequence MYRIAVLAFLCIVYILPVHATDEPRSVAAKIFGRLPMVKSLKLSPDGTRLAILQRMGGRTGMLTMSLRPEEKGKKFLIGFKDGEFNWVRWLTNERLAVSIRFPAKRFGTETIETRLLAMDWTKQNQINLVQKQKHKANGSTTSSMTWATQFQDAVVSFLPDDPDHILLALDTYDTMNHPDVYKVNIHTADRKKIVRSRSTIMNWHADQKGVVRLGTGLSKDRRYKVLYRKSENHRWTYIADYDLIDANAPFEFVEFSTEPEMIFVSRLDEAGRKAFYKYNTETGEFVEKIAGSQKVDIETIDVDEDGNLRSYVYPDENPQIVHLDKKRKAIQGFLDKQFPGEEARIVSASKDQKSFIIYVTSPQNPGDYYYLNLDSRRMDWIGENYPGLDRSRLSDMTPLTYTARDGLEIPAYLSLPKGKEAKNLPTVILPHGGPASRDYWGFNYWVQLLTTRGYAVLQMNYRGSTGYGAQYESLGDHEFGGKMLEDIIDGARWVAAQGIADRDRLCIMGGSYGGYAALQTVVREPDLFQCAVAFAPITDVRKMVSDMKKYVGSKVRRDYVRHDDLSYGDISPYLHVDKINIPVLLAHGTKDRRVRYLQGEKFARKMKNKGKDILFLKFEDGNHHLSREQHRIRFMVEVEKFLKKHLEYPE is encoded by the coding sequence ATGTACCGTATAGCCGTTCTGGCGTTTCTTTGTATCGTTTATATTCTTCCTGTCCACGCCACGGATGAGCCCAGAAGTGTTGCCGCCAAAATTTTCGGCCGTCTGCCCATGGTCAAGAGCCTCAAGCTGTCACCAGACGGCACCCGACTGGCCATCCTGCAACGGATGGGGGGACGCACCGGGATGCTAACCATGAGCCTGAGGCCCGAAGAAAAAGGCAAAAAGTTTCTCATCGGCTTCAAGGATGGGGAATTCAACTGGGTACGCTGGCTGACCAATGAGCGTCTCGCGGTGAGTATACGTTTTCCTGCAAAACGTTTTGGCACGGAAACCATCGAAACCCGGCTTCTTGCCATGGACTGGACCAAACAGAACCAGATCAACCTGGTTCAGAAACAGAAACATAAGGCCAACGGATCTACAACCAGCTCCATGACCTGGGCTACCCAGTTCCAGGATGCCGTGGTCAGTTTCCTGCCCGATGATCCGGATCATATTCTGCTCGCGCTCGATACCTATGACACGATGAATCATCCCGATGTGTACAAGGTCAATATTCACACTGCGGATCGGAAAAAAATAGTGCGCAGCAGGAGCACCATTATGAACTGGCACGCGGACCAGAAGGGGGTTGTGCGTCTGGGCACCGGGTTAAGCAAGGACAGAAGATACAAGGTCCTTTACCGCAAAAGTGAAAACCACAGGTGGACATATATCGCCGACTATGACCTGATCGACGCCAACGCCCCCTTTGAATTTGTGGAATTCAGCACCGAGCCCGAAATGATTTTTGTCTCCCGCCTGGATGAAGCAGGCCGCAAAGCATTTTACAAATACAATACCGAAACGGGGGAATTCGTCGAAAAAATCGCCGGCAGCCAGAAGGTGGATATTGAAACCATTGACGTGGATGAGGATGGCAATCTGCGCAGCTATGTCTACCCCGATGAAAATCCGCAAATCGTACATCTGGATAAAAAGCGTAAGGCGATACAGGGGTTTCTCGACAAACAGTTCCCCGGCGAAGAAGCCCGTATTGTCTCCGCCAGCAAAGATCAGAAAAGTTTCATCATTTATGTAACCTCCCCGCAAAATCCAGGCGACTATTATTATCTGAACCTGGACAGCCGACGCATGGACTGGATCGGAGAAAACTATCCGGGACTGGATCGCAGCCGGCTATCGGACATGACGCCTCTCACCTATACGGCCCGCGACGGCCTAGAAATTCCCGCTTATCTATCCCTGCCGAAAGGAAAAGAAGCCAAAAACCTGCCCACCGTGATTTTACCCCATGGCGGGCCAGCCAGCCGGGATTACTGGGGTTTTAATTATTGGGTGCAGTTGCTCACCACCCGGGGGTATGCGGTGTTGCAAATGAATTACCGGGGGTCCACCGGCTATGGCGCGCAGTATGAAAGCCTGGGCGATCATGAGTTTGGCGGCAAGATGCTGGAAGACATCATTGATGGGGCCCGGTGGGTGGCCGCGCAAGGCATCGCCGACCGGGATCGCCTGTGTATCATGGGCGGCAGTTACGGGGGCTATGCCGCATTACAAACCGTGGTGAGGGAGCCGGACCTGTTTCAATGTGCGGTGGCCTTTGCTCCCATCACAGATGTCCGCAAGATGGTTTCCGATATGAAAAAGTATGTCGGCAGCAAAGTGAGGCGCGACTATGTGCGCCATGATGACCTGTCCTATGGCGACATTTCCCCTTACCTTCATGTGGACAAGATCAATATTCCTGTACTTCTGGCCCATGGTACCAAGGACCGGCGTGTCCGTTATCTTCAGGGGGAAAAGTTCGCCAGGAAAATGAAAAATAAAGGCAAGGATATTCTTTTCCTGAAATTTGAGGACGGCAACCATCACTTAAGCCGCGAACAACACCGCATCAGATTTATGGTCGAGGTGGAAAAATTTCTCAAAAAACATCTGGAATACCCCGAATAA
- a CDS encoding AI-2E family transporter, with the protein MRILTFAGGLGLITLIVFIMVIGRDLLVPFMIAVVIWYLIHTLSDYFQKIRLAGRSLPPKLSFALALLTMMMALVLLFDMISNNITDVKTAAPHYQENFRSLTGRFFALIGLDDQVNLNQFLSQISLAPFITNIASTMAALAGNASLILIYLLFLILEEKFFPQKLDALLKNSRYDETVRTILTHVAQDIEKYVAIKTFVSLLTGLACYVVLILVGVDYAEFWAFIIFLLNYIPTIGSLLAVIFPALLSLVQFDTFTPFVVVLVTLGTIQFSVGNILEPKLMGNSLNLSPLVVMLSLALWGSIWGIAGMFLSVPFTVILMIVFSQFPATRPVAILLSQDGYIKARKVVKNSGSPQQEEAAGV; encoded by the coding sequence ATGCGCATCTTGACTTTTGCCGGGGGACTGGGGCTGATTACCCTGATTGTTTTCATTATGGTCATTGGCCGGGATCTGCTTGTGCCGTTTATGATTGCAGTGGTGATCTGGTATCTGATTCATACCCTGTCCGACTATTTTCAGAAAATCCGCCTGGCCGGCAGGAGCTTGCCGCCCAAGCTGAGTTTCGCGCTGGCGTTGCTGACCATGATGATGGCGCTGGTGCTACTGTTTGACATGATCAGCAACAACATCACCGACGTGAAAACCGCCGCCCCCCACTACCAGGAAAATTTTCGTTCCCTTACAGGGCGGTTTTTTGCCCTGATCGGTCTTGACGACCAGGTCAATCTCAACCAGTTTTTAAGCCAGATCAGCCTGGCGCCGTTTATCACCAATATTGCCTCGACCATGGCGGCGCTCGCGGGCAATGCCAGTCTGATCCTCATTTATCTGCTGTTTCTGATCCTGGAAGAGAAGTTTTTTCCGCAGAAGCTGGACGCCCTGCTGAAAAATTCCCGTTATGATGAAACGGTGCGCACCATTCTAACCCATGTGGCGCAGGATATCGAAAAATACGTGGCGATCAAAACCTTTGTCAGTCTGCTGACGGGGCTGGCCTGTTATGTGGTGCTGATCCTGGTGGGCGTGGATTATGCAGAATTCTGGGCGTTTATTATTTTTCTTCTGAACTATATCCCCACCATTGGTTCGCTGCTGGCAGTGATATTTCCGGCCCTGCTGTCTCTGGTGCAGTTTGACACCTTTACACCTTTTGTGGTGGTGCTCGTCACGCTGGGGACGATTCAGTTCAGTGTGGGCAACATTCTGGAACCCAAACTGATGGGCAATTCTTTGAATCTAAGCCCGTTGGTGGTGATGTTGTCGCTGGCTTTGTGGGGCAGTATCTGGGGTATTGCCGGCATGTTTTTAAGCGTGCCGTTCACGGTCATCCTGATGATTGTGTTTTCCCAGTTTCCAGCCACCCGACCGGTGGCCATCCTGTTGTCCCAGGACGGTTATATCAAGGCACGGAAAGTGGTCAAAAATTCCGGATCACCACAGCAAGAAGAGGCGGCCGGCGTCTGA